In Drosophila ananassae strain 14024-0371.13 chromosome 3R, ASM1763931v2, whole genome shotgun sequence, the DNA window taaaataatttataaaattaccaattttttaaaagttactACAACCTCTTATGCACCCATTACAGAGAACAGTACTTCCAGTCCTATTACGATTAAGGAACTCTACGCCCGATAAtgtcaaaatttaaaaaggtGTTCAAAGAAAAAGGTGGAAAGGTTGGACAAATTTTAAGGATAGGAACATACATTTTTCGAAATATTATTACCACTGCATGGtgaatgaataaaaaatgctataatatttaattgaaaagcTTAACAGAATTCGgtaaacaaacaataaaaattgtaCAACCTTTACTTTTTACAAGAGCTACGAAACTTAATTATGAGGCATTTAGAGTATGAAATAAACCTCCTGTTGCCATTCAGGATAATTACGGAACAtgaaacaacaacacaaaGGGAGCCTGGTAACAAAAATGTCacccaacaaaaacaacaaataaccGCAACTACTTAGCAACATTATACACTTCCGTGCCAGCATCAGGATCTGAAAAACCAACCCAAAACGTAATTATTGTTGCGGTAAATGCGGCGCATCCCACCATGCCCCTAGACCGCAGACCCggctttttaatttctttataaaaaagcatggaaaaaaatgtaaagtATGAGAAAGTCGATTCGGCGTACCGACTCTGAAATACGCAGTGATATTGAACTTTTAAACTACAATTTAAATTATCTATGTATGATTGGCAGGGaaagaaataaatttgtatcgagcttaaaaaaagaattttattttgatattCATTTGAAGCAACGGATGAATTAGAAACGAATCATTTTAAAACCACAATATACCCTAAAAATTGAGGTAAAAACCGACTCGAAAAGACAAACGTAGGAAGTGGGTCCTGTAGAGTGGGTGGACTGCGTGCGAAAGAGAAGTGTATATGTCAGCCTGCCGCGAAAATTAATCCATTTGCTGTGACAATGACTTTTATGCGGTTTCCAGCAACGCGGCGGCGGGGGCCATCATCCGGAATCGCCGGCCAGGAAGGCACTACGGCCGGACAGTCGGCAAAGTCAAGCCGCAGGCGAAATGCGGGCCGGGACGGGGCCGGGCCGGAGACTAACTTGTGGAAATAGACCATGCCGGCTAGGACGGGGAGAGAAGCGGGGCGAGAAAAGCAAGAAAAAAACGCTGGGGCGCTTCACAATGCTGCCACATGTAAATATTTGGCgacatttataaaaaatgttttcggACTACCCGAGCCCCTGATTTCGACCGAAGCCGCGAAGCCTTATCAAAGCAATTATCTCTAAGATGCTTGCCCTCCGTCCACCCACTATTCCCAGAACCACGTCGCACAGTGGGAACTGTCTCTGAAGCAATATACATTGGttttaaaataatctcaaaaCTGAACTCTCCAAAATAATTCCCTGTAGGAAAAATAACTGATTTGTCTGTATGAGGATACACAGTTTGAAGCACCATTTAAAATAAGAAGTAATAATTCCGCTGCGACCACTGTCCACCATTGACAGTGACAGTGACCGGCGACTTCTATTGTGGAAAGTACCCTCGTTTGCCGGCCAgtttccattgtttgattTGGAGCAGTAACGGAGACAAAGTACATAACATTTCTCTTGATTTTCGCTATCTCTTTCTGGGCCACCACTTTTGCGGCGGATTTGGCAAATGCCGAAAATTGTCAAATGTTGCGGTCAATTGGGGGGTCAAGGGGAGTCGGAGTCAGACAAGTTTATTTGGTGGGTCGTAAGAGCTTGAAAAGTACTCATTGTCTGTGCATGTTTTAAGCCTCTCAGAGCCTTTCAGCCTTTCGCGAAGCTTTTACAAATTCTTATTAGGTTTATTGGCAGCCTTAAGATTAAAGCAAGATCTTTTATACAGGATTCGCTAATACTAAGCACAAATCACTATTTACATTGGGCCTGTGATTGATAAAGCGCCATACTCGATTAGCCGAAAATATTCTGCTTAATGGCAGCCCAAACACCTTGACCTCGTCTCGGGGttaaatcattttcaatctcCTTGTGGTACTGCTCCCGCAGCAAAGGATCCATGGGTCCCCAGTTCTTCTTCGGTGTAAACGCACCGCGAATCTTCGCGCCCACTGTTTTGCCCGGGTCTCTGATAATAGCCActatcatccagatgggaagcTGCAGAATTCCAAAGGCTGTGATCATCCAGCCAATGCCTATGAATATAATTTATGTTGATGACTCGGAAAAGACATTACAATAAAAGTTCTCACTGTAAGCCCAAGAAGGGTAGATCACATTGTTGTAGGTCAGAGGCTCGTAGGTTGCGTAGAAATATACCAGGATAGTGGTCATAATTAGAGGAGTGATAATGCTCCAGCAGAGTCTCCAGTACAGGCCCACTTTGCGTCCCAACATGAACTCAATATCCTTACAAAGACGATCGGTACCGTAGATCCAACCGACAGTATACAGCTCAGCGATTCCCAGCACTAGAGCAATCATTGAGGCTCCAAAGAAGTCCACTAGGGTCAGCATGTATTGTCCTCCCTGAAAAAgttgaatttgttttaaagATATTCTTATTGTTTCGGTCGAAGAATATAAGCCTTATTCCAATTTTCATCAACGATTTCTTTGAATACAACagtacgtatacgtaatatatGCCTagaatattacgtatacgtaatatatTCATCTGTCTGGACGTATACgtttaaacttaaaaaggCCGAAATATTATGTGTATTATATGCTTACGGGTGTTATATATAAAAGTCCGATCATAAAGCTGACAACAGCTATTAGCAGCGAGCATTGCCACTGTTTGAAGTTGGGAAACCGATCCCGGATGGCAGTCACTGAACAAGATGTCATGGCAATGTTGGAGCCGATTCCCAGAACAAACAACATAAGGAAGAACAGCACCGAAAATATCTGCGGCAGGCTCTTGAACTTGGCTATGGCGTCCGGGTAGGAAATGAAGGCCAGACCCGCGCCACCCTTTACCACAGTTCCAATGTCATCGGTGCCGATCTCGTGAGCCAAATGTCCTAGGATTCCAAATATCGTGAATCCAGCCAGCAGGGAGGTAACCGTGTCCAGACTGGTCACAATAACTGCATCCCTGTGCACATTGTGGCCGAACTTGTTGAAGGAGGCGTACATAATGATGTTGCCGAAGCACACGGACAGGGAGTAGAAGCACTGGGTCACTGCTGCGTACCATACTTTCGGATCCAGGATCTTGCCCCATTGGGGCCTGATGAAGTAGTAAATGCCATCAATTGACCCTGGCAGAGTTACGGCCCGTACCAGAAGGACCCCCATGACGATGTAGGGGAAGATGGCCAGGAAGTAAGAGGCCTTTCCGGAACTTTTGACGCCCCGACGAATGATGAAAAACACACAGGCCCAGGCCAAGAAGAGGCCAAGGACTAGCTCCCAGTTGGGCAGACCGATTCCATCCTCGATATTAGGCAACTCGTGCAGGACTTCTTTGCTATATATGGATAAAAATGTCTAATTAGGATAGAGATTAGGATCAGAAGAAGCCACCACCAATCAACCATCACCATTTTTACATGCGTTTATGACACTTTctcaaaaatcaaagaaaaaaatattaggaccgtaattttaaaaatttaaaaaaccttttgttttggtacattaatgaatttaaatagaaaatgTGAATTTTAAGGTCTATGACAATATTTCCAAAGCGCATTAATGAATTTCTTAGTAAGCATCATATCCGCATATTGCCAGACAACTTAGCACTTACACAAAATACCATTCCGAACTGGTGATCACCCGCTCAGTTTCTGATTTGATTGTGTAATTTTGCAATCGCTGATCACCGCCATCCACACGAAGCCAATCACTTGCGTCGGGGGCTGAGTTGATGCAGTTGGGTCCCCACTCCGCAAGGCATGTGGCCCAGGGCAATGGGTTGCGGAATGATTCAATGAAATATCTGCCAATTATCGCTACCAGGGCGGCATAGTAAGTGCTCAGCATAAACACCTGGAACGCCTGACCGGCTCCGACACCTTTTTTCATTCGATTTACGGAAAAAACGAGTTACGGGGAAAAAAAACGAGTTAAAACAAATATCAGATGAGTTAAAAGAGAGTTGTGAGCGTTAATATGAAAGTGATTTGAAGAGTAGAGTGGTAACACAGATTAGTTagtaataccttaaaagaatCTAAACCAAATTATTTGTTACTTAAagcaaatttaatttttaattaagaacAAAAGCAAAGCCAGATCAGTCAAGTTTACGGCCAAGGCCATACAATGTTGTGAATGGTCCCCAGCGACTCAATACAAATATTGACGCTGGCGGTGGTGATGGATCCCAATTGGATGTCAGTCAGATGGAATAATTTTCCGATTTGGATGGTGCAATCGCTGCGGTCTATTGCACCGCCACAACACAATTGATGGCAATAGGCGCTATGATTGCCGGCTCGGGATGCGGGTACTCATTCAATTAGGCCAGCAATAAAGCGGACATCGCCGCCTTTGCGGGCGTGCCATAAACTTGAGTCTACAGTCGCGATTTCGCGACCAGAGCGGCGATAAGATTAACCACAGAAATGCACACACACCGACGCACAACACCGAAAAACATGCGGCTGCAGCCAATCCACCAACCGAACTGGCCGAACAAAGCAAACCACTTACAGAAAATACAGCTCGGCGGATGCCACAGGCTGCTGATGGGGCAGACCATCCGTTTCCATGGGGCTGACCAATTTGGAGGTGTTGCCCTGACTGGACGCCACACAGATGGACTGCCAGTCCGTCCGGCATTCGGCCCAGGGCAGTGGAGAGCGGAACGAATCGAACAGGTAGCGCAGGGTTATGCCCATTATGGCCACGTAGTAAGTGGTAACCATAGATATCGATATCACCTGGCCAATTCCAACACCTACAGGATGCGGTCGCGCGTATGGGACAGGCAGGTTTGTTGATGAACTGAATGGGGATGTACTTTCTGCCTATCGAAGTTGCCACGCTCGAGGAGGTTTGGCTTTTACAACATACtctctttttaaataatttaccGATTAAACATACTCTTTTTAATTCTAGAGAAACAATTGCAGGTCTTTAGCAAAATGAATAAGACAATACATAAGAATGCAAATCTCTGTTGTCCttagattttttttgctttaagaaaaaatacttattttcattattttgcTTAAATTTGGAATTTGTAAGACGATTTTTTCGCCCCAAGGGCATGGCAGCTTCGATGTGACTGAAACTTACTCGAAAACGCTTACCTTTCATGGCCGGACACAAATCGAAAACCTTTACCGAGCCGCGGCTTGAAAACTGGCCAATTACCATTTCCAGATAGTAAATCGGTTTGCCAATCAGGAACAGGACAATGAGATATGGGATGAGGAAGGCACCACCCCCATTGTCCAGGGCGGTGAAAGGGAAGCGCCACACGTTTCCGAGGCCCACGGACATGGCGATGCACGACATCAAGAACTCGATTCCCTTGCCCCAGGTGGCACGTTCCTCCGGCGACTTTCGGGCCTCTGGGTCGGTTGTATTATCACGGGGAACGGAACTGGTGGCCTGTGGAACGATGATTAGTGGCTCCACGGACTATATTACGAATGGCACTTACCGAAATTTCCACGGTGCTGGCTGTGCTGCGGCCATCGTCGTTTACAAAAGCAGAGTTTTGGTAATTCCTGCGGGACGACTCCATTTTGCCTGAAAGTAATTCCAGTCGAGTGTTCTATTAGCATCGGATTGTGGAGTGGAAATGGTTGGACGCCATGGGGAATAGTCTCTGTGGAGGCTGTATAACTGACAATCAGTAGAAACCTAGCTGATCTTGAAGATAAGGAATGATGTCACTGTCACGGGAAAGATAAACCCAGATTGTCAGTCTTTTTAGAGAAAGAGAGGGTTGCTGCATCGCCCTTTAGATACCAAAATTATGGCTGATAAAGAGATGTTTCTAAGCAGATACGAATGGTCGAAAAGTATGATCCACGACGAACCACAATAAAATCTAGACAATGCATTTCTTAATTTGTGGCGATTCATTAGAATAAATAAGATATAATGTATCTTTTCTGACAATTATAGCTCGGACACAAAGTTATCTTATCAAATGGATGTTAAGTGCGGATCTCTAATAAATTGTCTTCATGATGTCTGAAAAAATTTTCTCGACTATTTAAGTTCTCACATTAATTTACACCTCGTTTGATTTACTTCATCAAGATGTGAATCATTATAAGTGTGAAAACCTGAGTGCGGTATACATATTAACCATtggcgaacaaatattttcgTGTGTAAATGTTAATATATTTACAGCTGACTTGACGAACCGGTTGACAGTAGCATGAAATATTGACACGTCTTGCTTGCATTTATTTAGAATTATTAATTGACTCGGAGGTGGGCACGTTTGGCGATCAAAATATGGCTTGTCAGTTTAATTCAGTCGCTTGTTAAACATTCGGCTCTGTTCGATTCATTAAAGGAGTCCATAAATTTGACTATTCAATTAGCAAAGGAATGTATAAATCATGCATTTTCGTTTGAGGTATTTACTTGTTTATTGAAGCAATTATTTGTTTGATGATATTAAAAATGCAACCTAATTGACACTGGTATGTGCAGTCGTTGATTACAAAATTTCTATCCCAGGGTCTAAAATGTTTACGTTTAGATAACTTTATTACCAAGAGACATTTATGATTTTAATGAGAGAGTGATAAAAACGACTATGGTATTGACAATGTCGCATGCTAAATTTCTTCGCGGAAAAACGTCATA includes these proteins:
- the LOC6497819 gene encoding sodium-dependent nutrient amino acid transporter 1 isoform X1, giving the protein MESSRRNYQNSAFVNDDGRSTASTVEISATSSVPRDNTTDPEARKSPEERATWGKGIEFLMSCIAMSVGLGNVWRFPFTALDNGGGAFLIPYLIVLFLIGKPIYYLEMVIGQFSSRGSVKVFDLCPAMKGVGAGQAFQVFMLSTYYAALVAIIGRYFIESFRNPLPWATCLAEWGPNCINSAPDASDWLRVDGGDQRLQNYTIKSETERVITSSEWYFVKEVLHELPNIEDGIGLPNWELVLGLFLAWACVFFIIRRGVKSSGKASYFLAIFPYIVMGVLLVRAVTLPGSIDGIYYFIRPQWGKILDPKVWYAAVTQCFYSLSVCFGNIIMYASFNKFGHNVHRDAVIVTSLDTVTSLLAGFTIFGILGHLAHEIGTDDIGTVVKGGAGLAFISYPDAIAKFKSLPQIFSVLFFLMLFVLGIGSNIAMTSCSVTAIRDRFPNFKQWQCSLLIAVVSFMIGLLYITPGGQYMLTLVDFFGASMIALVLGIAELYTVGWIYGTDRLCKDIEFMLGRKVGLYWRLCWSIITPLIMTTILVYFYATYEPLTYNNVIYPSWAYSIGWMITAFGILQLPIWMIVAIIRDPGKTVGAKIRGAFTPKKNWGPMDPLLREQYHKEIENDLTPRRGQGVWAAIKQNIFG
- the LOC6497819 gene encoding sodium-dependent nutrient amino acid transporter 1 isoform X2, which translates into the protein MESSRRNYQNSAFVNDDGRSTASTVEISATSSVPRDNTTDPEARKSPEERATWGKGIEFLMSCIAMSVGLGNVWRFPFTALDNGGGAFLIPYLIVLFLIGKPIYYLEMVIGQFSSRGSVKVFDLCPAMKGVGIGQVISISMVTTYYVAIMGITLRYLFDSFRSPLPWAECRTDWQSICVASSQGNTSKLVSPMETDGLPHQQPVASAELYFLKEVLHELPNIEDGIGLPNWELVLGLFLAWACVFFIIRRGVKSSGKASYFLAIFPYIVMGVLLVRAVTLPGSIDGIYYFIRPQWGKILDPKVWYAAVTQCFYSLSVCFGNIIMYASFNKFGHNVHRDAVIVTSLDTVTSLLAGFTIFGILGHLAHEIGTDDIGTVVKGGAGLAFISYPDAIAKFKSLPQIFSVLFFLMLFVLGIGSNIAMTSCSVTAIRDRFPNFKQWQCSLLIAVVSFMIGLLYITPGGQYMLTLVDFFGASMIALVLGIAELYTVGWIYGTDRLCKDIEFMLGRKVGLYWRLCWSIITPLIMTTILVYFYATYEPLTYNNVIYPSWAYSIGWMITAFGILQLPIWMIVAIIRDPGKTVGAKIRGAFTPKKNWGPMDPLLREQYHKEIENDLTPRRGQGVWAAIKQNIFG
- the LOC6497819 gene encoding sodium-dependent nutrient amino acid transporter 1 isoform X3, which produces MKKGVGAGQAFQVFMLSTYYAALVAIIGRYFIESFRNPLPWATCLAEWGPNCINSAPDASDWLRVDGGDQRLQNYTIKSETERVITSSEWYFVKEVLHELPNIEDGIGLPNWELVLGLFLAWACVFFIIRRGVKSSGKASYFLAIFPYIVMGVLLVRAVTLPGSIDGIYYFIRPQWGKILDPKVWYAAVTQCFYSLSVCFGNIIMYASFNKFGHNVHRDAVIVTSLDTVTSLLAGFTIFGILGHLAHEIGTDDIGTVVKGGAGLAFISYPDAIAKFKSLPQIFSVLFFLMLFVLGIGSNIAMTSCSVTAIRDRFPNFKQWQCSLLIAVVSFMIGLLYITPGGQYMLTLVDFFGASMIALVLGIAELYTVGWIYGTDRLCKDIEFMLGRKVGLYWRLCWSIITPLIMTTILVYFYATYEPLTYNNVIYPSWAYSIGWMITAFGILQLPIWMIVAIIRDPGKTVGAKIRGAFTPKKNWGPMDPLLREQYHKEIENDLTPRRGQGVWAAIKQNIFG